Proteins from one Acidobacteriota bacterium genomic window:
- a CDS encoding DUF1611 domain-containing protein, with product MDGTALVLCEGAFGTPAGKTAHGLIRFTERYQILGILDSQQAGKDSGDVLDGKPNGIPIFASLQEAVETLGTPPKYLVVGQSSPTGGLLPGGRNIIRQAINLGMNIDSGLRQFLTEDADLPGLAQLRGISIRDVRKPKDPRQLHLYSGKISQVDCVKIAVLGTDSLVGKRTTAINLRQGLRHVGLKTFLVGTGQTSWLQGMKYCVITDTMMSHYLTGEIEDTVYQAYVNEQPDVILLEGQGSLTDPLRPGGLELLCAARPDAIIVQHAPKRKFHTQALNQALIPLKDEIKVIELLTQKPVIAITLNHEGMTDDEIQSLIGEYEIEYRVPTLDVLKEGPARLVSTVLHRFPELVETIHKKRGEAHDDESSPINRGTSPFITGKFPAVGTAE from the coding sequence ATGGATGGAACAGCACTGGTTTTATGTGAAGGTGCTTTTGGAACCCCGGCTGGGAAAACCGCGCACGGATTGATTCGATTTACAGAGCGCTACCAGATTCTGGGTATTCTCGATAGCCAGCAGGCGGGAAAAGATTCAGGTGACGTCCTGGATGGAAAACCGAATGGCATTCCGATTTTTGCTTCGTTACAAGAAGCAGTTGAAACTTTGGGCACACCGCCCAAATACCTGGTGGTCGGGCAATCTTCACCGACCGGAGGACTTTTGCCCGGCGGGCGAAATATTATTCGGCAGGCGATTAATCTCGGTATGAACATTGACAGCGGGTTGCGTCAGTTTTTGACCGAAGACGCTGACTTGCCTGGGCTGGCTCAGTTGCGCGGCATTAGCATCCGGGACGTCCGGAAGCCCAAAGATCCACGCCAGTTACACCTCTATTCAGGAAAGATCAGCCAGGTTGATTGTGTCAAGATTGCCGTGCTCGGGACTGATTCGCTGGTTGGAAAGCGAACCACGGCCATCAATCTTCGCCAGGGACTCCGCCATGTGGGGCTCAAGACATTTCTGGTCGGTACGGGACAAACGTCATGGCTGCAGGGAATGAAATATTGTGTGATTACTGACACCATGATGAGCCACTATCTGACAGGCGAAATTGAAGATACCGTCTATCAGGCGTACGTGAACGAACAACCGGATGTGATTTTGCTCGAAGGGCAGGGAAGTCTCACTGATCCGCTTCGACCCGGAGGGCTCGAACTCCTCTGTGCCGCCCGTCCAGATGCAATCATTGTTCAGCACGCCCCGAAACGAAAATTTCACACCCAGGCGCTCAACCAGGCCTTGATTCCGCTCAAAGATGAAATCAAGGTGATTGAATTGCTCACCCAAAAACCCGTCATCGCCATCACTTTAAATCACGAAGGGATGACGGATGACGAAATTCAGAGTTTGATTGGGGAGTATGAAATTGAGTACCGGGTGCCAACTCTGGATGTGCTCAAAGAAGGTCCCGCCCGACTGGTCAGCACGGTTCTGCATCGCTTTCCAGAACTGGTTGAAACAATTCACAAAAAGCGAGGGGAGGCACACGACGATGAGTCGTCACCGATTAACCGAGGAACAAGTCCTTTTATCACTGGTAAATTCCCCGCTGTGGGAACGGCAGAATAA
- a CDS encoding 4a-hydroxytetrahydrobiopterin dehydratase produces MSRHRLTEEQVLLSLVNSPLWERQNNELRRQFIFPSFREAMDFVNQVAELAEAADHHPDIIINWNKVTLSLTTHDRGGLTALDFDLAHQIDVIQP; encoded by the coding sequence ATGAGTCGTCACCGATTAACCGAGGAACAAGTCCTTTTATCACTGGTAAATTCCCCGCTGTGGGAACGGCAGAATAACGAACTCCGGCGCCAATTCATCTTTCCCAGCTTTCGCGAAGCAATGGATTTTGTCAATCAGGTGGCTGAACTGGCCGAGGCGGCGGACCATCATCCAGACATCATCATCAATTGGAACAAAGTCACCCTGTCCTTGACCACGCACGACCGGGGTGGTCTAACGGCCCTGGATTTTGATCTGGCTCACCAGATTGACGTCATTCAACCGTAA
- a CDS encoding hydrogenase maturation protease produces MKFIIGVGNDFRSDDAVGLVIARRLKALPLNQFTVIEFTSDGAALLDYFQQAEGVILVDAVSSGAPPGTVHRLDVHREVISRQYFQCSTHTVSVAEAIELARVLGILPQQLLVFGIEAVNFSPGVGLSPPVEKVVEHVVEQIQQL; encoded by the coding sequence ATGAAGTTCATCATTGGCGTCGGGAATGATTTTCGCAGTGACGACGCGGTTGGGCTGGTTATTGCTCGCAGGCTGAAAGCTCTGCCTCTCAACCAGTTCACCGTCATTGAATTTACTTCGGACGGTGCCGCCTTGCTTGATTATTTCCAGCAAGCTGAAGGTGTGATTCTGGTTGACGCTGTTTCATCCGGAGCGCCTCCCGGTACAGTTCATCGTCTGGATGTCCATCGCGAAGTGATTTCAAGGCAATATTTTCAATGTTCCACTCACACCGTGAGCGTCGCCGAAGCCATTGAACTGGCCCGGGTTCTGGGAATACTCCCGCAACAACTGCTGGTCTTTGGAATTGAAGCCGTCAATTTCAGCCCTGGGGTTGGGCTCTCTCCACCTGTGGAAAAAGTAGTGGAACACGTCGTGGAGCAAATTCAACAATTGTAA
- a CDS encoding Ni/Fe hydrogenase subunit alpha: protein MMKKTIKVDYLARVEGEGALFVKIAGDQVTDIQFKIFEPPRFFEAFLRGRGYQEAPDITARICGICPIAYQMSAIHAIEDAFGIKVTGQLRALRRLIYCGEWIESHALHMFMLHAPDFLGYEDAIQMAKDHPEIVQRGLQIKKWGNDIVRLVGGREIHPINVKVGGFYKVPSKRELRELREKLLIGRDETLKTVGWLKQLPIPDFEKDYEFVALRHPDEYPFNEGRLVSTAGLDSAVQDFHTHFVEEHVAHSNALHCRLRERGAYCVGPQARFSLNFDRLSPLAQEAAREVGLPVPCLNPFLSIVIRGVELLYAYDEAIRIIDNYELPDRPSVEVHPVAGTGHGCTEAPRGILYHRYSVDEEGLITDARIIPPTSQNQKSIEQDLKVYISRNLTLPTKDLTWQCEQAIRNYDPCISCATHFLKLEIERS, encoded by the coding sequence ATGATGAAAAAGACAATCAAGGTTGATTATCTGGCACGAGTTGAGGGCGAAGGCGCCCTGTTTGTCAAAATTGCGGGCGACCAGGTCACTGACATCCAGTTCAAGATTTTTGAACCACCTCGCTTTTTTGAAGCGTTTCTGCGTGGACGTGGCTATCAGGAAGCACCCGACATTACCGCCCGCATTTGCGGTATTTGCCCGATTGCCTATCAGATGAGCGCCATTCACGCCATCGAGGATGCCTTTGGAATCAAAGTAACCGGGCAACTCCGGGCACTGCGTCGCCTGATTTATTGTGGTGAATGGATCGAAAGCCATGCCCTGCATATGTTTATGCTCCACGCGCCTGATTTTCTGGGGTACGAAGACGCCATTCAGATGGCCAAAGACCACCCGGAAATTGTGCAACGCGGGTTGCAGATCAAAAAGTGGGGCAATGACATCGTCAGGCTGGTTGGCGGACGGGAAATTCATCCGATCAATGTCAAAGTCGGCGGCTTTTATAAGGTTCCATCGAAACGGGAACTTCGCGAACTTCGGGAAAAACTGCTGATTGGACGTGATGAAACACTGAAGACTGTTGGGTGGTTAAAACAGCTCCCTATCCCGGATTTTGAGAAAGACTATGAATTTGTGGCACTTCGCCATCCGGATGAATACCCATTTAATGAAGGCCGACTGGTTTCAACCGCCGGGCTTGATAGTGCCGTCCAGGACTTTCATACCCATTTTGTTGAAGAACACGTCGCGCACTCAAACGCGCTCCACTGCCGGTTGCGCGAACGGGGCGCCTACTGTGTCGGTCCCCAGGCTCGCTTTAGCCTCAATTTTGATCGCCTGTCGCCACTCGCTCAAGAAGCCGCCCGCGAAGTGGGTCTCCCAGTCCCCTGCCTGAATCCGTTTTTGAGCATTGTGATCCGTGGGGTTGAACTTCTCTATGCCTACGATGAAGCCATCCGGATCATTGACAACTATGAACTCCCAGATCGTCCATCAGTCGAAGTTCACCCGGTGGCGGGCACCGGACATGGTTGTACCGAAGCCCCGCGCGGCATCCTGTATCACCGCTATTCAGTTGATGAGGAAGGACTTATCACCGACGCTCGAATCATCCCGCCGACCTCACAGAACCAAAAATCCATCGAGCAGGATTTGAAAGTGTATATCTCCCGAAACCTGACCCTGCCAACCAAAGACCTCACCTGGCAATGCGAGCAGGCAATCCGCAACTATGACCCGTGCATTTCCTGCGCAACGCATTTCCTAAAGCTGGAAATAGAGCGAAGTTGA
- a CDS encoding oxidoreductase has protein sequence MKAKKKPKLAVWKFASCDGCQLSLLDCEDELLSVVGAIDIAYFPEATRAVVKGPYDLSLVEGSITTQHDAERIHEVRRASRRLVTIGACATAGGVQALRNFNKVKDFISIVYATPEYISTLSHSTPIDYHVTVDFELRGCPINKYQLVEVISAFVNDRKPVIPHHSVCVECKLNGNVCVSVAHGTPCLGPVTHAGCGAICPSYHRGCYGCFGPMETPNTASLGTHLVQLGMKSGEVSRVFRTFNAFAEPFRKESEVYDEKDNQG, from the coding sequence ATGAAAGCGAAGAAGAAACCAAAGCTTGCGGTCTGGAAATTTGCCTCGTGCGACGGGTGTCAGTTGAGCTTGCTCGATTGTGAGGACGAATTGCTGAGTGTGGTAGGCGCCATTGATATTGCCTATTTCCCGGAGGCGACCCGAGCCGTGGTCAAAGGTCCCTATGACCTGTCGCTGGTCGAAGGCTCGATTACGACGCAACACGATGCCGAACGTATTCACGAAGTCCGCCGTGCCTCCCGACGACTGGTTACGATTGGCGCCTGTGCCACGGCTGGTGGGGTTCAGGCACTTCGGAACTTCAACAAAGTCAAAGATTTTATTTCGATTGTGTATGCGACTCCGGAATACATCAGTACCTTGAGCCACTCAACCCCGATTGATTACCACGTGACGGTTGATTTTGAGCTGCGAGGGTGTCCAATCAACAAATATCAGCTCGTCGAAGTCATCAGCGCCTTCGTCAATGACCGCAAACCGGTCATTCCACACCACAGCGTCTGTGTTGAATGCAAACTCAATGGAAATGTGTGTGTATCGGTGGCGCATGGAACGCCCTGTTTGGGTCCCGTCACCCATGCCGGCTGTGGGGCCATTTGCCCGTCATATCATCGTGGGTGTTATGGCTGCTTTGGTCCGATGGAAACCCCAAATACAGCTTCGCTGGGGACACATCTGGTTCAACTCGGGATGAAGTCAGGCGAAGTCTCACGTGTGTTCCGGACCTTTAATGCCTTTGCAGAGCCCTTCCGCAAGGAGAGCGAAGTTTATGATGAAAAAGACAATCAAGGTTGA
- a CDS encoding FAD/NAD(P)-binding protein, translating to MISKVQISYENDPMIPTPFVIQRVQHETHDTFTLELAASNGNREFRFAPGQFNMLYVFGVGEIPISISGDPSKPEMLVHTTRAVGTVTNIMRQSKRGDVIGIRGPYGTHWPIETVEGSDIVLVAGGIGLAPLRPALYHILAHREKYGKVVVLYGTRSPSDILYHKELELWRGRFDIEALVTVDRSAGNWRGHVGVVTTLIRRAGFDPHHTVAFVCGPEVMLHFTMLELNRRGLPSERIFISMERNMKCAVGFCGHCQYGPNFICKDGPVFRFDQVQGLFGKREV from the coding sequence ATGATTTCGAAAGTACAAATTTCCTATGAAAATGACCCGATGATTCCGACGCCCTTTGTCATTCAACGGGTTCAACATGAAACACACGACACCTTCACCCTGGAACTGGCTGCGTCCAATGGAAATCGTGAATTCCGGTTCGCACCGGGCCAGTTCAATATGCTGTATGTGTTTGGGGTGGGGGAAATCCCAATTTCAATCAGCGGAGATCCCTCCAAACCGGAAATGCTCGTCCATACCACCCGCGCCGTTGGCACTGTGACCAACATTATGCGGCAATCGAAACGAGGCGATGTGATTGGCATTCGGGGGCCCTATGGCACGCACTGGCCAATCGAAACCGTGGAAGGAAGCGACATTGTGCTGGTGGCGGGTGGCATTGGGCTGGCCCCGCTTCGACCGGCGCTCTATCATATTCTGGCGCATCGTGAAAAATATGGGAAAGTGGTGGTCCTCTATGGCACGCGGAGCCCGTCCGACATTCTCTATCACAAAGAACTTGAACTCTGGCGCGGTCGGTTTGATATCGAAGCCCTGGTCACCGTGGATCGTTCCGCCGGAAACTGGCGCGGCCACGTGGGTGTGGTGACAACGCTCATCCGACGGGCCGGGTTTGATCCGCACCATACCGTAGCCTTTGTTTGCGGGCCTGAAGTCATGCTGCACTTCACCATGCTTGAACTCAACCGACGTGGACTCCCCAGCGAGCGGATTTTCATTTCGATGGAGCGCAACATGAAATGTGCGGTCGGCTTTTGCGGCCATTGCCAGTACGGCCCAAATTTTATCTGCAAAGACGGACCCGTGTTCCGATTTGATCAGGTTCAAGGGTTGTTTGGGAAACGGGAAGTGTAG
- a CDS encoding cyclic nucleotide-binding domain-containing protein, whose protein sequence is MENLERYLAEHSFFKDIEPQYLKLLVGCASNVRFQPGQFLFRCGEEANSFYLIRHGRVAVELFAPNRGAITVQTVSEGEILGWSWLIPPYRWHFDAKATELTRAIALDGKCLRTKCEADHSLGYELLKRFSYILSQRLEATSLQLLDIYGVGK, encoded by the coding sequence ATGGAAAATCTGGAACGATACCTGGCAGAACATTCTTTTTTTAAGGATATCGAGCCCCAATATTTAAAATTGCTTGTCGGTTGCGCCTCAAACGTTCGGTTTCAGCCGGGGCAATTTCTGTTTCGATGTGGCGAGGAAGCCAACAGTTTCTATCTGATCCGGCACGGCAGGGTTGCGGTTGAGTTATTTGCCCCAAACCGAGGTGCCATCACCGTTCAAACGGTCAGCGAAGGCGAGATTTTGGGATGGTCCTGGCTTATTCCACCCTATCGCTGGCACTTTGATGCCAAAGCAACCGAACTCACCAGAGCGATTGCCCTCGATGGAAAGTGCCTGCGCACCAAATGTGAAGCCGATCACAGCCTGGGGTATGAATTGTTGAAACGGTTTTCCTACATACTCAGCCAGCGCCTGGAAGCGACCAGCCTTCAACTGCTCGATATTTACGGGGTCGGGAAATGA
- a CDS encoding 4Fe-4S dicluster domain-containing protein, giving the protein MTHTDRPALPTVVVERAHFQRLFEVLHQKGYRTIGPTLRDGAIVYDEIEGVSDLPIGWTDEQEAALYRIKKRTDDAHFGYVVGPHSWKKFLFPPRVKLWSARKTEAGFQVETEPEEIQPMAFIGVRSCELHALTIQKQVFTSGQYTDSRYQARSHNLFIVAVNCTVVGGTCFCTSMQTGPKASAGYDLAVTEIQEAGHHYFVVEAGTEAGIEVLNQIPHQTADPAETTKVDALMTQSASQMGRTLNTENIKDLLYRNSESPIWEAIAQRCLTCANCTLVCPTCFCSTVEDVTDLTGDIAERWRRWDSCFTVEFSYIHGGPVRSSPESRYRQWMTHKLASWIDQFGTSGCVGCGRCITWCPVGIDITKEVQTIRESG; this is encoded by the coding sequence ATGACTCACACTGACCGACCAGCCCTCCCCACTGTCGTCGTGGAGCGGGCTCATTTTCAGCGGTTGTTTGAAGTTCTGCACCAAAAAGGGTATCGCACGATTGGCCCGACACTACGGGATGGAGCGATTGTGTATGATGAAATCGAAGGTGTGTCGGACTTACCCATCGGCTGGACTGATGAACAGGAAGCCGCTCTCTATCGCATCAAAAAACGCACCGATGACGCCCATTTTGGCTATGTGGTTGGCCCACACTCCTGGAAAAAGTTTTTATTTCCACCACGTGTCAAACTCTGGAGCGCCAGAAAAACCGAGGCTGGATTTCAGGTCGAAACCGAACCTGAAGAAATCCAACCGATGGCGTTCATTGGGGTGCGTTCGTGCGAACTCCACGCCCTGACGATTCAAAAGCAGGTTTTTACCAGCGGCCAGTACACGGATTCCCGCTATCAAGCTCGATCACACAACCTGTTTATTGTGGCAGTCAATTGCACCGTGGTTGGCGGAACTTGTTTTTGCACCTCAATGCAAACCGGTCCCAAAGCCAGTGCCGGGTATGATCTGGCCGTGACTGAAATTCAGGAAGCTGGCCACCATTACTTTGTGGTCGAGGCCGGAACTGAAGCCGGGATCGAAGTCCTCAACCAGATTCCACATCAGACAGCGGATCCAGCCGAAACGACCAAAGTTGACGCCCTGATGACCCAGTCAGCGTCACAAATGGGGCGAACCCTCAACACCGAAAATATCAAAGACCTGCTCTATCGAAATTCTGAAAGCCCGATCTGGGAAGCCATTGCGCAACGGTGTTTGACCTGTGCCAACTGCACGCTGGTATGTCCGACGTGTTTTTGCTCGACTGTGGAAGATGTGACCGACCTGACCGGCGACATTGCCGAACGCTGGCGACGATGGGACTCGTGCTTTACCGTCGAATTTTCCTACATCCACGGCGGCCCGGTCCGCTCATCACCAGAGTCCCGGTATCGCCAGTGGATGACCCACAAACTGGCAAGCTGGATTGACCAGTTTGGGACTTCGGGCTGTGTCGGGTGTGGGCGGTGCATTACCTGGTGCCCAGTCGGAATTGACATCACCAAAGAGGTTCAGACGATTCGGGAATCTGGATGA
- a CDS encoding serine hydrolase — translation MAAHQPTTGPQNTPSATSADLTAQLAAIEKKIDDQRKELGIPGVALAIVKDDKIIYLKGLGLRNIEKKLPVTPDTLFAIGSSTKAFTAMATALSIDDGKMAWEDSPKKFIPYFKLQDTEADTKITIRDLLCHNSGLSRTDLLWYTGVLNSHEVIQAVSAAKPRAKFREKFQYQNVMFLVAGECVAAAQHKPYDSVLKERIFKPLGMNATTLSVPEMKKARDHSLGYIYVPSVKKTSQLPTRDLKIIAPAGAINSNARDMAQWVRLMLNGGEWNGKRLVSEASFAELVKLQTKIQGPVNYGLGWFLRDWHGHKVVEHGGNIDGFNAQVAVMPDQKLGFVLLTNVSASPLGVTAMEAIWSNLVEGGGQPASATASSEPTGDLKQEVGSYELPGGAELDVALKDGKLVLTVPGQPPYPLANLSGRRYKLESPAPDGFFATFRSVKDKPGESEIYLEQPNGNFAFPKRKTSGANEEASTLMLAETFGSYTHKESGLTVDIVAAENKVTLSIPGQSPYTLKATPTKDSFGLKGLPETFNLTFRRGADGKITGALLKQPQGDLELVRISGGTNIPTLTVDELMAKVIEAVGGEANLNGRQTMITQGTLTFESQGFTARNVTKHKRPNLWAESTTFHAIGKTIGATEEYFDGTAGAGLSSFAEPDTYVGKKLTSVRLAAELFPELKWKTLYKSVTLKGIGKVNDEDVYIVVKTPEDGEPVTEYISAKTFLILRQDVLQVSDSSERIAIPATILFEDYRDVNGIKIPFKTTQRSAEGGDIVFTLDKVSFDEEIPDSLFQTYKKKKKATGWPEKPSR, via the coding sequence TTGGCAGCTCATCAACCAACAACCGGACCTCAAAATACACCTTCTGCTACCAGTGCAGACCTGACGGCTCAACTGGCAGCAATTGAGAAAAAGATAGATGACCAGCGCAAGGAACTCGGGATTCCAGGTGTGGCCCTTGCGATTGTCAAAGATGACAAAATCATTTATTTAAAGGGGTTAGGGCTTCGAAACATCGAGAAGAAACTGCCAGTGACCCCCGACACATTGTTTGCCATCGGTTCATCAACCAAAGCGTTTACGGCCATGGCCACAGCCTTGAGCATTGACGATGGCAAGATGGCCTGGGAAGACTCCCCAAAGAAGTTCATTCCCTATTTCAAATTGCAAGACACTGAAGCTGACACCAAAATTACGATTCGCGACCTGCTCTGCCACAACTCTGGACTTAGCCGCACGGACTTGCTCTGGTACACCGGGGTTTTGAATTCCCACGAAGTCATCCAGGCCGTCAGTGCGGCCAAACCGCGCGCCAAATTCCGCGAAAAATTTCAGTATCAAAACGTGATGTTTCTGGTGGCTGGCGAATGTGTTGCAGCCGCCCAGCACAAGCCGTATGACTCTGTTTTGAAAGAGCGGATTTTCAAACCATTGGGAATGAATGCCACGACGCTTTCCGTCCCGGAAATGAAAAAAGCCCGTGACCATTCGCTGGGTTACATCTATGTCCCCTCAGTCAAGAAAACCAGTCAGTTGCCGACCCGTGACTTAAAAATCATTGCTCCGGCGGGTGCGATTAACTCAAACGCCCGCGATATGGCGCAATGGGTCAGATTGATGTTGAACGGCGGTGAATGGAATGGGAAACGGCTGGTTTCAGAAGCCAGCTTTGCCGAACTGGTCAAACTTCAAACCAAAATTCAAGGCCCGGTCAATTATGGGCTCGGCTGGTTTTTGCGTGACTGGCATGGACACAAAGTGGTCGAACATGGCGGCAATATTGATGGCTTTAACGCTCAGGTCGCCGTGATGCCGGACCAGAAACTGGGCTTTGTCCTGTTGACCAATGTCTCAGCTTCGCCGCTTGGGGTGACGGCCATGGAAGCCATCTGGTCAAATCTGGTCGAAGGTGGCGGCCAACCAGCGTCGGCCACCGCGTCGTCCGAACCAACAGGCGACCTGAAACAGGAAGTCGGCAGCTATGAACTTCCGGGTGGTGCGGAACTCGATGTGGCCCTCAAAGATGGCAAACTGGTGTTGACCGTTCCAGGACAGCCTCCGTATCCACTCGCCAACCTGAGCGGACGGCGCTACAAACTCGAATCACCCGCTCCAGATGGGTTTTTCGCTACGTTTCGCTCTGTTAAAGACAAACCCGGCGAGTCTGAAATTTACCTTGAACAGCCCAACGGCAACTTTGCTTTTCCAAAGCGCAAAACCAGCGGCGCCAATGAAGAAGCCAGTACCCTGATGCTGGCGGAAACATTTGGAAGCTACACTCACAAAGAATCAGGACTCACGGTGGACATTGTCGCGGCTGAAAACAAAGTCACGCTGTCCATTCCCGGCCAATCCCCCTACACCTTAAAAGCAACTCCAACCAAAGACTCGTTTGGACTCAAGGGGTTACCGGAAACCTTCAACCTGACCTTTCGACGTGGGGCGGATGGGAAAATCACTGGGGCGTTGCTCAAACAACCGCAAGGTGACCTGGAGCTGGTCCGAATAAGCGGTGGAACCAATATTCCAACACTCACCGTGGATGAACTGATGGCCAAAGTCATTGAGGCAGTTGGTGGAGAAGCCAATCTCAATGGGCGCCAAACAATGATCACTCAGGGAACTCTCACTTTTGAATCCCAGGGGTTTACCGCCCGGAACGTGACCAAACACAAACGACCGAATTTGTGGGCCGAATCAACCACCTTTCACGCAATTGGCAAAACCATTGGCGCCACCGAGGAATATTTTGACGGAACTGCCGGCGCGGGTCTCTCCAGTTTTGCCGAACCTGATACCTACGTTGGGAAAAAGCTGACTTCCGTTCGGTTGGCGGCTGAACTGTTCCCGGAACTGAAATGGAAAACACTCTATAAATCCGTCACGCTCAAAGGGATTGGGAAGGTAAATGACGAAGACGTGTACATCGTGGTCAAGACTCCGGAAGACGGCGAACCAGTTACTGAATATATCTCCGCCAAAACGTTTCTGATTCTGCGTCAAGATGTACTGCAAGTCAGTGATAGTTCCGAACGGATTGCAATTCCAGCCACGATTCTGTTTGAAGACTATCGAGATGTGAATGGGATCAAAATTCCCTTTAAAACCACCCAACGATCTGCCGAAGGTGGTGACATTGTCTTCACCCTCGACAAAGTTTCATTTGACGAAGAAATTCCTGACAGCCTCTTCCAAACCTACAAAAAGAAGAAAAAAGCGACTGGATGGCCCGAAAAACCATCTCGCTAA
- a CDS encoding ABC transporter permease codes for MNSSTQTMPYREAIMLAYESIWAHKLRSFLTLLGVILGVMAVVAVASFIEMANKSVLNTVTNDFGANTITLDKYGLITSFDDFIDAQKRNKDITQDDFRALKEGVTLAEDIGIVISQSVETLRVGSQELYSVAINGETPDMANIMVNGTTVDEGRFITDIDNDQRRNVVFIGSKLKETFFPTVNPIGKELRILGEPFEIIGVAKAIGSTFGQERDSYAVIPFQTHLKMFGARQSLTIYFKAPSPEKQEPLQDQIRVIMRARHHLMFSEKDNFGFISADALNELWQSLSSLIAAVALAVTSISLVVGGIVIMNIMMVSVTERTREIGIRKSLGARQKDILLQFLVESSMLSGFGGLVGVILIGAILLIVAQAFSLSVSMPLWAVFLSLFVSLSVGIIFGLYPAYRAARLDPIVALRQE; via the coding sequence ATGAACAGCAGTACGCAGACCATGCCTTATCGCGAAGCAATTATGCTGGCCTATGAATCAATCTGGGCGCACAAATTGCGCAGTTTTCTGACCTTGCTCGGTGTGATTTTGGGCGTGATGGCGGTGGTGGCAGTGGCCTCGTTTATTGAGATGGCCAACAAATCCGTGCTGAATACCGTCACCAATGACTTTGGGGCCAATACCATTACCCTTGATAAATATGGCCTCATCACCAGCTTTGATGACTTTATTGATGCCCAAAAACGCAATAAAGACATTACTCAGGATGATTTCCGGGCACTCAAAGAAGGCGTGACGCTGGCCGAAGATATCGGGATTGTGATTAGCCAGTCAGTTGAAACGCTCCGTGTCGGATCCCAGGAACTCTACAGCGTTGCTATCAATGGCGAGACCCCGGACATGGCCAACATCATGGTCAATGGCACCACGGTGGATGAAGGCCGGTTTATCACTGACATTGATAACGACCAGCGACGCAACGTGGTGTTTATCGGCAGCAAGCTCAAAGAAACTTTCTTCCCGACGGTCAACCCAATTGGCAAAGAATTGCGGATTCTTGGCGAACCGTTTGAAATCATCGGGGTTGCCAAAGCGATTGGATCAACCTTTGGTCAGGAACGCGATAGCTACGCGGTGATTCCATTCCAAACCCATCTGAAGATGTTTGGCGCTCGTCAGTCACTCACCATTTACTTCAAAGCCCCCAGCCCTGAAAAACAGGAACCCTTACAAGATCAAATTCGCGTGATTATGCGTGCCCGCCACCACCTGATGTTTTCTGAAAAAGATAATTTCGGTTTTATCAGTGCCGATGCCCTGAACGAACTCTGGCAGAGCCTGTCGAGTTTGATTGCGGCAGTCGCTCTGGCGGTGACCTCGATTTCGCTCGTTGTCGGCGGCATCGTGATTATGAACATTATGATGGTGTCAGTAACGGAACGAACTCGGGAAATCGGGATTCGCAAATCACTTGGTGCCCGACAAAAAGATATCCTGCTCCAGTTTCTGGTTGAATCTTCAATGTTGTCAGGTTTTGGCGGGCTGGTCGGAGTGATCTTAATCGGAGCGATTCTCCTCATTGTTGCCCAGGCATTTTCACTCTCGGTTTCAATGCCGTTGTGGGCCGTCTTTTTATCACTCTTTGTTTCCCTAAGCGTTGGCATTATATTTGGTCTCTATCCTGCCTATCGAGCAGCGAGACTTGATCCAATTGTGGCCCTCCGGCAGGAGTGA